The following are from one region of the Anabrus simplex isolate iqAnaSimp1 chromosome 8, ASM4041472v1, whole genome shotgun sequence genome:
- the LOC137501861 gene encoding uncharacterized protein, with protein MKVKVAATQLSHTVAAVIETYVATKVLPSEAIYTAEFVETIDNLLDSLNSCNQNAHESKLYRCALSGNSPHIEFWNNFLKEIGTWKITDLKTGRDKTCMFSFIDGWQITVRAVIFLCNRLKKVGFKYLNLKALNQDPLENAFCCIRQHSISNTNPTCFQFIAALKTCIVNNMALPFKTMSNCESDDCFPLSNLCQFLKSADDDNSGVSSTGYVDCEGINYCLSQTSESHSELLEDNQAVTYVAGYILKVLNVNNECDVCKGNLYSPNLTESHLFTSFKENSSSTNLQYASELKDFLLQIHDQQIWSYRSIRR; from the coding sequence AAGCCATACTGTGGCAGCTGTAATTGAAACATATGTAGCTACTAAAGTGTTGCCCTCAGAAGCTATATACACAGCAGAATTTGTAGAAACAATTGACAACCTTCTGGATTCCTTGAACAGTTGTAACCAGAATGCCCATGAAAGTAAGCTGTATAGATGTGCCCTTTCAGGAAATTCTCCACACATTGAATTTTGGAACAACTTTCTGAAAGAGATAGGTACCTGGAAGataacagacctgaaaactggtagaGATAAGACATGCATGTTTAGCTTTATTGATGGGTGGCAGATCACTGTAAGAGCTGTTATATTTTTGTGTAATAGGTTGAAGAAAGTAGGATTCAAATATCTTAATTTGAAAGCTCTCAATCAGGACCCCTTGGAGAATGCATTTTGTTGCATTCGACAGCACAGCATTTCCAACACAAATCCTACATGTTTTCAGTTTATAGCAGCTCTAAAAACCTGTATCGTAAATAATATGGCTTTGCCCTTCAAGACTATGAGTAACTGCGAGAGTGATGATTGTTTTCCGCTTAGCAATTTATGCCAGTTTTTGAAGAGTGCTGATGATGACAATTCAGGAGTAAGCAGCACTGGCTATGTTGATTGTGAAGGTATAAATTACTGTCTAAGTCAGACCAGTGAATCCCACTCTGAACTGTTGGAAGACAATCAAGCTGTGACATATGTAGcaggatatattttgaaagttttaaatgtaaataatgagTGTGATGTGTGTAAGGGAAATCTGTATTCACCTAACTTGACTGAAAGCCATTTATTTACATCTTTCAAAGAAAACAGTTCATCAACTAACTTGCAGTATGCCAGTGAACTGAAAGATTTTCTGCTTcagattcatgaccaacaaatATGGTCATACAGGAGCATTAGAAGATAG